A portion of the Amyelois transitella isolate CPQ chromosome 2, ilAmyTran1.1, whole genome shotgun sequence genome contains these proteins:
- the LOC106129025 gene encoding leucine-rich repeat and immunoglobulin-like domain-containing nogo receptor-interacting protein 1 → MPLARIRLRRWLLTVLLTSALRAIDGQCPWEGSPDLHASCVCALNLATDLSVQCDEVDFPALLAALNSSTKNVAIDLLYINNSTIPVLANDMFANLKIHNLQISTCKMKKIEDDAFRGQSAYLKNLNLQDNELTEVPVKALKMLTNLSLLDISKNRITHINNHAFITLRKLTTLKISDNNVTLESLALSGLENSLKNLNLKGTKQKVVPECIRGLRNLAFLDLSQNSIRELPGPDGKGTFEGLDSLTALNLERNLIVTLREDAFMGIKSTLTSLSLLNNLLPEFPTAAIGTLTDLRVLDIGFNLLNRLPTDAFLNNPSITLLALDGNPLPTVPVEAFIHLNQTLRGLSLGGRFLNCDCRLRWIIEWIHNGELQVTSRERNPQFCGHPPNFRERGFYSFEPNELVCENDKNTTAEQSTTHKLIDLLPNPSTTVSSTTSRETVISSSTEFYSTTSVTNSQTSSKPITTQPSPSTTVRPGRIPSVRPASPIWRHAPNQRPPLIMNFPQQKSKIDDSKEVIVKNAYRQDNSVVIHWDSDVANILGFRVVYRLFGDKSFKQGPPLEASEREFKIKSVPSQECIVVCVISLEEVNVSPETVPYSQCREVRTVSAAASNMDKITIAASAAICGTIVVAVLIFAAASRRRSRTVHRLHTQAPEKLPNSCCGGLTGTPSPNGPLSSLATLGAFGKQREWDQVSAYSARSIPRARTYTEPAHPDPLPGRPGRTRSLADGQSQHSYSQSGRYGAPGYPGSLLGSRTDLRQSRQSLGAASERASRLSLSGAAGGATGGTSGSRRRPRSRSRPASRYSVGSIGMGYCDTSDNWTDHDMDIYMARNPTTRGGLVPL, encoded by the exons ATGCCCCTGGCTCGTATTCGCCTCCGGCGTTGGCTTCTTACGGTTCTACTCACTAGTGCACTTCGAGCAATCGACGGCCAGTGCCCGTGGGAAGGATCCCCCGACCTTCACGCATCCTGCGTCTGTGCTTTAAATCTAGCAACAGACTTGTCTGTTCAATGTGATgag gtGGACTTTCCAGCACTATTGGCGGCTTTAAATTCGAGCACTAAAAATGTGGCAATTGATCtcctttacataaataattcaacGATTCCTGTTCTCGCAAATGATATGTTTGCAAATCTAAAGATACATAATCTTCAGATATCAACTTGTAAAATGAAGAAGATCGAAGACGACGCCTTCAGAGGACAAAGCGCATATCtcaagaatttaaatttgcaagataATGAATTAACAGAAGTCCCGGTCAAAGCTTTAAAGATGCTCACAAATCTATCTCTATTAGACATATCTAAAAATCGTATCACTCACATAAACAATCACGCATTCATCACACTTAGAAAACTGACGACACTAAAAATATCAGACAATAATGTAACTTTGGAATCGCTAGCATTGTCGGGATTggaaaattcattaaaaaatttaaatcttaaagGTACGAAACAAAAAGTGGTCCCTGAATGTATTCGAGGTCTACGAAATTTGGCGTTTTTAGACCTTTCTCAGAACAGTATAAGAGAATTACCAGGTCCTGATGGTAAAGGAACTTTTGAAGGACTAGATTCGTTAACAGCTTTAAATCTGGAGAGAAATCTTATCGTTACATTAAGAGAAGATGCGTTTATGGGGATAAAATCAACGTTAACTTCTTTAAGCCTATTAAATAATCTACTGCCAGAATTTCCCACTGCGGCAATCGGTACACTTACTGATTTGAGGGTCCTCGATATTGGATTTAATCTATTAAATAGACTACCCACTGATGCATTTTTGAATAATCCATCTATAACCCTTTTGGCTTTAGACGGAAATCCATTGCCAACAGTCCCTGTAGAAGCCTTCATTCACCTTAATCAAACTTTGCGAGGATTAAGTTTAGGGGGCCGCTTTTTGAACTGCGACTGTAGGTTACGATGGATCATTGAATGGATACATAATGGAGAGCTTCAAGTTACATCTAGGGAAAGAAACCCTCAATTTTGTGGTCATCCTCCTAATTTTCGTGAGCGAGGATTTTACAGTTTTGAACCGAATGAATTAGTATGCgaaaatgacaaaaatacaACAGCCGAACAATCAACAACACACAAATTAATAGATTTACTACCAAATCCCAGCACAACAGTATCAAGCACAACTTCTCGTGAAACAGTTATTAGCTCTTCGACGGAATTTTATAGTACAACATCTGTTACCAATAGTCAAACATCGTCAAAACCTATAACCACACAACCTTCTCCATCAACCACAGTCCGACCGGGACGTATTCCTTCAGTACGACCAGCTTCACCAATTTGGCGTCACGCACCGAATCAACGTCCACCTCTAATAATGAATTTTCCACAACAAAAGTCCAAAATAGATGATTCAAAGGAGGTCATAGTAAAAAACGCTTATAGACAAGATAACTCTGTGGTAATACATTGGGATTCAGATGTCGCAAATATTCTGGGCTTCCGAGTTGTATATCGCCTTTTTGGAGACAAAAGTTTCAAACAAGGACCTCCATTAGAAGCCAGTGAGCGAGAATTCAAGATAAAGAGCGTCCCATCTCAG gagTGCATCGTGGTCTGCGTGATCTCCTTAGAGGAGGTTAACGTCAGCCCAGAGACAGTGCCGTACTCTCAATGCAGAGAAGTGCGCACTGTGTCAGCAGCCGCCTCAAACATGGACAAGATTACGATAGCAGCCAGCGCTGCTATTTGCGGCACAATAGTCGTCGCGGTGTTGATCTTCGCGGCCGCATCCCGACGGCGATCTCGAACTGTACATCGTTTGCACACTCAAGCTCCAGAGAAACTACCCAACTCCTGTTGCGGCGGCCTCACGGGAACCCCGAGCCCCAATGGCCCCTTATCTTCATTAGCTACACTAGGTGCTTTTGGAAAGCAGCGTGAGTGGGATCAAGTGTCGGCTTATAGTGCACGGTCAATTCCGCGTGCACGCACATATACTGAACCAGCTCATCCAGACCCGCTGCCAGGGCGGCCTGGACGAACACGTTCACTCGCAGATGGCCAGTCACAGCACAGCTACTCGCAGTCTGGCCGATATGGAGCCCCTGGATACCCAGGAAGCTTATTAGGATCGAGAACTG atcTTCGACAATCGCGCCAGTCCCTAGGGGCCGCTTCTGAACGCGCATCGCGATTGTCATTGAGCGGCGCGGCAGGAGGCGCGACGGGCGGCACTTCGGGATCGAGAAGGCGTCCACGCTCAAGGTCGCGCCCCGCAAGCCGCTACAGCGTTGGCTCCATTGGGATGGGTTACTGCGATACTTCAGATAACTGGACCGATCACGATATGGATATTTACATGGCGCGAAACCCTACGACTCGGGGAGGGCTGGTGCCGTTATAG